In [Phormidium] sp. ETS-05, the genomic window AACAGCAGCGCACGAGAAGCCTGATGGTAAGCGGGCAAGGAATCGTTTCCATTCCCACCAGTTTGGCGCGGGTAAGTTTAGGGGTAGAAATTCAGGGCAAAAATGCCAAAGAAGTACAAGAAGAAGTAGCCAGAAAGTCATCAGCGGTAGTGCAGTTACTGCGTTCCCAGAATGTGGACAAACTGGAAACTACTGGTATCCGGTTAAACCCAGTTTATGACTACCAAAATAACCAACAGCGCCTCACGGGATATATTGGGACTAATACAGTGAGTTTTCGCGTTGCTACGGAAAAAGCGGGAGATATTTTAGATGCTGCGGTAAATGCGGGAGCTACGCGCATTGATGGGATTGGTTTTGTGGCGACGGATGAGGCGATCGCTGCCGCTAGACAACAAGCCCTCCGCGTTGCCACTAACGACGCTCTGCAACAAGCAGACACAGTGTTAGCCGCCCTCAACCTCACTCGCCGGGAAATCATCAACATTCAAGTCAACGCCGCCACCCCACCCCCCGAACAATTCTATGAGAAAGCCGGTTTTGCCCGTTCCGCTGCGGACAGTACCCCAGTTATCGGCGGCGAGCAGCAAATCCAAGCTAATGTCAGTTTAGAAATTAAATATTAATTGGGGAATAGGGGGAAAAACTCTCAAAGAAGAGAAACCGAGTTTTTTAAAGAAACCCGGTTTCTGCATCCTCCCTATTCCATTTTCACCTCCTTAGACAAGTGGCGGAACCAAGTAAAATACAGACCAATAGACAACAAAATCAACACCAGGAGTAAAACCCCAAAATTATCCCACTGCTTCATCACGAACATCATCCCCGTCATAAATAACACCAACTGCCAGGGAACGGCAATCAAAGTTGCCACAATATCGCGGGTATTTTCCGATTTGATTTTCGCCTGGATATTGGGCGGTAGCTGTTGACGAATCGGGTGCCAAAAGCCAAAAGGACGGGTGACTTTATAGAAGTTATCCAAAACGGCGGTATCCGTGGGAGGAGTGAGCATAGTCCCCAGAAGGCACCCCAGCAAAGAGCAACCGCTGGGCACCAGAAAATTAGCATATTCCGGCAGAGGAATACCCAGCAATTTCGTGATAATTGCTGCTGCCATCCCGGTTAAAGTCCCCAGAGCAAAACCATAACCGTTAAACCGCCACCAGTACCACCGCAGCAACAGGGGGACAAACAGTCCCGAACCAAATGCCAAGGTGAGCCAACCCCAAATATCGTTAATATCACCCACAGGAAAACTAAACAATAATCCTAGAACCACTACGGCGACGGAAGCGAGGCGACTTTGGAGGATGAGCTGTGGCTCATTGGCTTCGCGATTGATGTAGGCTTGATAGATATCTTTCACCCAGTAAGCGGCGCTGGCATTAATGATAGAATCAAAGGTGGACATGGCAGCGGCGATAAAGCTAGCGACGAGTAAGCCTTTTACTCCGATCGGAATGTAGGTTTTGAGAACGAAGGGCAAAACTAATTCCGGGTCGGCGATAATGTTTTCCGTGGTGATGCCGTAGTGGATGCCCAAAACCGCAAAACCGGTGACTAAAGGCCAGCGAAACGAGAGCAAGATAATCCAGAATAATGAGAGGAGTCCTGCTTCGCGATCGCTCTTCGCCGCCAGATACCGCTGGCTCATATATCCCCCCACGCCGCTGAACCCTTCCAAACAAGTTTTCAGCAGGTAAAAGAACACCGTCACTCCGAATAGATTGTAAATCCCATACTGTCCCGGTAAATCCAGATTCATCGGCGGTAAAATCGAACTCCAATCGGCTAAATTAGCAGTGATTTCCTCAAATTTGCCATCTCCGAGAGGGACAGATACCGCAAATTCTGGGGGCAAAGTGACAGTTTGCATCGCGACAATGCAAACATAGGCAATGGCGATAAAAATTAAGACACCTTGAAATACATCAGTCCAAATTACCCCGTAAAAGCCGCTCATTACCGTGTATATCATGGATATGCCTATCATAATGATAGCAGCTAAGCGGTCATTCATGCCGATAATTTCACCAAAAAACTTACCGCCACCGACAGCAAAATAACTGATAATCCAAACAGCAATTATCAGATTCGCCGCCGCGCTAATAAAGCGAGCGATTTTACCTTCCCGCTCTTCTCCGAAGCGTAACCGCATCCATTCGGCTAAAGTCATCACTTGCGATCGGCGGGTCCACTTGCCCATAAAAATCATAAAAAAGGCCATTACGAGGACAATACCGCCGCGAATTTCTATGAAAAAACCTTTGGTGCCCAAAGCGTAAATGAGGGCAGTAATCACCATCGTACCGGCGATATCGGTGCTAGAAGCCATCCCAGAGGCCCCCAGAGCCCACCAAGGCAGGTTGCGATCGCCCAAAAAATACGAATCCAAACCCGCCGACGCCTTCTTCTCCAAGATAAATCC contains:
- a CDS encoding SIMPL domain-containing protein; this translates as MTNKHIFSALAALFMAVGAVSFGALQPVAAQEQQRTRSLMVSGQGIVSIPTSLARVSLGVEIQGKNAKEVQEEVARKSSAVVQLLRSQNVDKLETTGIRLNPVYDYQNNQQRLTGYIGTNTVSFRVATEKAGDILDAAVNAGATRIDGIGFVATDEAIAAARQQALRVATNDALQQADTVLAALNLTRREIINIQVNAATPPPEQFYEKAGFARSAADSTPVIGGEQQIQANVSLEIKY
- a CDS encoding sodium:solute symporter family protein; this translates as MQILDYIIVIAYLVAILAFGFILEKKASAGLDSYFLGDRNLPWWALGASGMASSTDIAGTMVITALIYALGTKGFFIEIRGGIVLVMAFFMIFMGKWTRRSQVMTLAEWMRLRFGEEREGKIARFISAAANLIIAVWIISYFAVGGGKFFGEIIGMNDRLAAIIMIGISMIYTVMSGFYGVIWTDVFQGVLIFIAIAYVCIVAMQTVTLPPEFAVSVPLGDGKFEEITANLADWSSILPPMNLDLPGQYGIYNLFGVTVFFYLLKTCLEGFSGVGGYMSQRYLAAKSDREAGLLSLFWIILLSFRWPLVTGFAVLGIHYGITTENIIADPELVLPFVLKTYIPIGVKGLLVASFIAAAMSTFDSIINASAAYWVKDIYQAYINREANEPQLILQSRLASVAVVVLGLLFSFPVGDINDIWGWLTLAFGSGLFVPLLLRWYWWRFNGYGFALGTLTGMAAAIITKLLGIPLPEYANFLVPSGCSLLGCLLGTMLTPPTDTAVLDNFYKVTRPFGFWHPIRQQLPPNIQAKIKSENTRDIVATLIAVPWQLVLFMTGMMFVMKQWDNFGVLLLVLILLSIGLYFTWFRHLSKEVKME